One window from the genome of Hippocampus zosterae strain Florida chromosome 7, ASM2543408v3, whole genome shotgun sequence encodes:
- the aatkb gene encoding serine/threonine-protein kinase LMTK1 isoform X3, whose protein sequence is MCIGGCVLPVMSPVHYVDPHQPPGLSPIFLLPRGGGGGARRPPTYLLLLLPPLHPLQPSLHALLFASSASSSPDSDVGRHQLCICVCVCVCVRERQCECGHPRKEFRNLPDGEADRTHAFTPASPASPDVYVLPLGEVALPLARRAAPPAEMEYTAHAAHHLKWSGLSRHSLLYLKEIGCGWFGKVNENLRTNQVVVKELKASASIKEQMHFLEEVQPYRVLQHSALLQCLAQCTDVAPFLLVMEFCPLGDVKAYLRSSKCTDGVGAPEPLILQRMARDIASGLKHLHAHNFTHSDLALRNCLLTADLTVKVGDYGLSHTKYKDDYMVTPDQTYVPLRWIAPELVDDVRGNLLVAKQTRPSNIWSLGVTIWELLELGKQPYSLYSDRQVLSYAVREQQLRLAKPVLQVPLAERWYEVMQFCWLPPDQRPNAEEVHLLLSYLCAKGASEAEEDFERRWNSMRPVAGHGIHRGPTLTTHEQPSSTLASFPLLQQFSPADGYHSESGDDVLTITETSQGLNFEYRWEQARAEESYRGPDSSSALSHIKCPEAVYPPAGIVGGCPLGSLNHIVSPPYYQPEHLHAPGVLPVFGAHSPSVNSEFYVRIEEPVDCNIEPDYTMCSYSPDYQSSGSFLTGSADSGDCMVCPSQVKNCDAYWPADIHNVDVYDSNDSSPAISLTMEPLLGQVCDDSPLRPWESSHYVSYKDRDGGYYYENSPPVDLDRYLMGGGLATEHLPESWGSRSLRQALGELENPAGIPKSLNRPSEQVCRGSYLDLDPSHSSIIGKTVTGGYYDMMGSLRKTMPSHGGHGSVSINMETERALFVGRGESDSAEDEEEDIFIEKHTCNTWPSKHRHRSVGNQRRASQSCGRDPYVDFHYTMPSTDIEDSWPEELGLQYHSLPKSVAYPEPRRAKDNGSWRGRQPPVVSPDRCDALACLCHQSDTRVVPRECCYPHFVDPLTGSLASNHYGYNHDKVMDIPSRDELMNLSPAPGGPVVSKTAPIEPDGGKEEEATKRDIIAEQSLVTKPTTEETTQSLAPPADNEHVMVVLTDPQSETSQAGDSGLDRGGSSVSLTDILDCSDNEGDDFTDDITDITSGIFAEESGELSASPAFKSLQKQVGTPDSIESMDLLPVAGSCEGSGTTLRPSCSPKAMDSGYDTENYESPEFVLKEPHESKDQDVPQPAVRASPTEDRGVCAPKDQASCEDPPLKSCEHTYLPLSQETPYRDSAYFSDYENERQVRNEQEEGQQTDDSCDDEEPPTDTVRAPGRPPGEDRLPEPSGTYQTEDCPHVESLDGGLDEWPSQEENSSLEDWAAEVVGAMEEALDALNGEQKSAAGMLAEDLGKRGPVKDKAFGTEVLHILPKDEVALQHAANFRRSSLSSPPPQPVPAESGGETDREDGDSDDSDASDEEPRTFGVREEEEEESEDECHPVPIVVSDDSHAHTLRGLLKTPGILSLHEELERRKRNVSFFDDVTIYLFDQESPTKELTAHGFPLAVESSASKSPERLSASDDASDGNISEESAGLEWEDDFPLLPLPTSSAASDPPPVCVPGAEGTKSTTRFSRFTVSPSVVSRFSITHISDSDMDSAGGSSEDGDKE, encoded by the exons ATGTGCATTGGCGGGTGTGTTCTGCCGGTGATGTCACCAGTACACTATGTGgacccccaccaaccccccggCCTCTCCCCCATTTTTCTTCTCCcccggggagggggcgggggagcgAGGCGACCCCCGACCTAtttgctcctcctccttccaccCTTGCATCCATTGCAGCCTTCCTTACATGCTCTGCTGTTCGCTTCATCTGCTTCATCCTCTCCAGACTCCGACGTTGGACGCCACCAactctgcatttgtgtgtgcgtgtgtgtgtgtgtgagagagagacagtgtGAATGTGGTCACCCGAGGAAG GAGTTCCGCAACCTTCCTGATGGCGAGGCGGACCGCACGCATGCCTTCACGCCAGCCTCGCCGGCCAGCCCCGATGTGTATGTCCTGCCCCTCGGCGAGGTGGCACTGCCCCTCGCCAGAAGGGCGGCGCCACCGGCTGAGATGGAGTACACAGCACATGCAG CGCACCACCTGAAATGGTCCGGCCTGAGCCGCCACAGTCTGCTCTACCTGAAAGAGATCGGCTGCGGCTGGTTCGGGAAG GTGAATGAAAACCTGAGGACCAATCAGGTGGTGGTCAAGGAGCTGAAGGCCAGCGCCAGCATCAAGGAACAAATGCACTTCCTGGAGGAAGTGCAACCCTACCG GGTGCTGCAGCATTCGGCTCTTCTGCAGTGTCTGGCCCAGTGCACCGACGTCGCGCCCTTCCTGCTGGTCATGGAGTTTTGTCCGCTG GGCGACGTGAAAGCGTACCTGAGGAGCAGCAAGTGCACGGACGGCGTGGGCGCCCCCGAGCCGCTCATCCTCCAGCGGATGGCTCGCGACATCGCTTCAGGACTCAAGCACCTCCACGCGCATAACTTCACTCACAG CGACCTGGCTTTGAGGAACTGCCTTCTGACCGCTGACCTCACCGTGAAAGTGGGCGACTACGGCCTGTCCCACACCAAGTACAAG GACGACTACATGGTCACCCCTGACCAGACGTACGTGCCGCTTCGCTGGATTGCTCCTGAGCTAGTGGACGACGTGCGCGGAAACCTGCTGGTGGCCAAGCAGACGCGACCGAGTAACATCTG GTCTCTGGGCGTGACCATctgggagttgctggagctggGGAAGCAACCCTACAGCCTTTACTCTGACCGGCAAGTTTTGTCCTACGCCGTGAGGGAGCAGCAGCTGCGACTGGCCAAGCCCGTACTCCAAGTTCCTCTGGCTGAACGCTG GTACGAGGTGATGCAGTTCTGCTGGCTCCCGCCCGATCAGAGGCCCAATGCCGAGGAAGTTCACCTGCTCTTGAGCTATCTGTGCGCTAAGGGTGCCAGTGAGGCCGAGGAGGACTTTGAGAGGCGCTGGAACTCCATGCGCCCCGTCGCCGGACACGGCATCCATCGCGGTCCCACACTGACGACTCATGAGCAGCCTTCATCCACTTTGGCATCTTTCCCTCTCCTCCAGCAGTTCTCACCCGCTGACGGCTACCACTCGGAGTCCGGGGATGACGTTTTGACCATCACCGAGACCAGCCAGGGCCTGAACTTTGAGTACAGGTGGGAGCAGGCCAGGGCGGAAGAGTCCTACAGAGGCCCGGACTCCTCAAGTGCCCTCAGTCACATCAAGTGTCCCGAAGCTGTTTATCCTCCGGCGGGCATTGTGGGAGGCTGCCCCTTGGGGAGTCTGAACCACATCGTTTCTCCACCTTACTACCAGCCAGAACACCTGCATGCTCCAGGCGTCCTTCCCGTCTTCGGTGCCCACAGCCCATCGGTCAACAGCGAATTCTATGTCCGCATCGAAGAACCGGTGGACTGTAACATCGAGCCCGACTACACCATGTGCTCCTACAGTCCAGACTACCAGAGCAGTGGAAGTTTCCTGACTGGGAGCGCCGACTCGGGAGACTGCATGGTCTGTCCGTCACAAGTTAAGAACTGTGACGCCTACTGGCCAGCCGATATCCACAACGTCGATGTTTACGACTCCAATGACTCGAGTCCTGCCATCTCCCTAACAATGGAGCCCCTCCTAGGTCAGGTGTGTGACGACAGCCCCCTACGCCCCTGGGAGTCAAGTCACTATGTGTCCTACAAAGACCGAGATGGAGGTTACTATTACGAGAACTCCCCGCCTGTGGACTTGGACCGCTATCTGATGGGAGGAGGGCTAGCCACCGAGCATCTTCCAGAAAGTTGGGGGTCAAGGAGCCTTCGCCAGGCATTGGGCGAGCTGGAGAACCCGGCGGGAATACCCAAGTCCCTCAATCGTCCGTCAGAACAGGTCTGCAGAGGCTCATACCTGGACCTGGACCCGAGCCACTCCTCCATCATCGGCAAGACCGTGACCGGAGGCTACTACGACATGATGGGCTCCCTGAGGAAAACCATGCCGAGTCACGGCGGGCACGGCTCGGTCAGCATTAACATGGAGACCGAGAGGGCACTCTTCGTGGGGCGCGGCGAGAGCGATTCGgcggaagatgaagaggaggacatATTCATCGAGAAGCACACGTGCAACACTTGGCCTTCCAAACATCGCCACAGAAGCGTCGGCAACCAAAGACGAGCGAGTCAGAGTTGCGGACGGGATCCGTATGTGGACTTTCACTACACCATGCCCAGCACGGACATCGAGGACTCCTGGCCGGAGGAGCTTGGCCTGCAATACCACAGCCTGCCGAAGAGCGTCGCCTACCCGGAACCGCGCCGGGCTAAAGACAACGGCAGCTGGCGCGGTCGACAACCCCCCGTTGTGTCGCCGGACCGCTGTGACGCTTTGGCCTGCTTGTGCCACCAGAGTGACACCCGCGTGGTGCCGAGGGAGTGCTGCTACCCGCACTTTGTCGACCCGCTCACGGGCTCGCTGGCGAGTAACCACTACGGCTACAACCACgacaaagtcatggacatcCCGAGCAGGGACGAGCTGATGAACCTCTCACCGGCACCGGGAGGCCCGGTTGTGTCCAAAACCGCCCCGATCGAGCCCGATGGTGGCAAGGAGGAAGAAGCGACGAAGCGAGACATCATCGCGGAACAATCTCTCGTGACCAAGCCCACCACGGAAGAGACGACCCAAAGTCTTGCGCCGCCCGCAGATAACGAGCACGTGATGGTGGTCCTGACGGATCCGCAGTCAGAGACCAGTCAAGCGGGAGACAGCGGTTTGGACCGAGGTGGTTCCAGCGTCAGCCTCACGGACATCCTCGACTGTAGCGACAACGAAGGCGATGACTTCACGGATGACATCACCGATATCACCTCGGGGATCTTTGCCGAGGAGTCCGGCGAGCTGAGCGCTTCCCCCGCCTTCAAGTCGCTTCAGAAACAGGTAGGAACGCCAGATTCCATCGAGTCCATGGATCTGCTACCCGTTGCCGGATCTTGTGAGGGCTCGGGCACCACCTTACGCCCTTCCTGCTCCCCCAAAGCCATGGACAGCGGCTATGACACGGAAAACTATGAAAGTCCCGAGTTTGTCCTAAAAGAACCTCATGAATCCAAAGACCAAGATGTGCCTCAGCCAGCGGTCCGCGCGAGCCCGACGGAGGACCGCGGCGTCTGTGCCCCGAAGGACCAAGCGTCTTGTGAAGACCCGCCGCTGAAGTCGTGCGAGCACACCTACTTGCCGCTGAGCCAAGAGACTCCGTACAGGGACTCGGCCTACTTCTCCGACTACGAGAATGAGCGGCAGGTGAGGAATGAGCAGGAGGAAGGGCAGCAAACAGACGATAGTTGTGATGATGAAGAACCGCCGACAGACACTGTGAGGGCTCCAGGAAGGCCACCTGGGGAGGATCGTTTGCCAGAACCAAGCGGAACGTACCAAACCGAAGACTGTCCCCATGTTGAATCGTTGGATGGTGGCCTGGATGAGTGGCCCTCCCAGGAGGAGAACTCGTCCCTTGAAGACTGGGCGGCAGAGGTGGTCGGGGCCATGGAGGAGGCTCTCGATGCCCTGAATGGAGAACAGAAGTCCGCCGCCGGCATGCTAGCGGAGGATCTAGGAAAAAGGGGGCCAGTTAAGGACAAAGCTTTCGGGACGGAGGTGCTGCACATCTTACCCAAAGACGAGGTGGCCTTGCAGCACGCCGCCAATTTCAGGAGGTCGTCTTTGTCTTCGCCGCCACCTCAGCCTGTTCCGGCAGAAAGCGGCGGTGAGACGGACAGGGAGGACGGCGACTCGGACGACAGCGACGCGTCGGATGAGGAGCCGCGCACCTTCGGCGtccgggaggaggaggaagaggagagcgaGGATGAATGCCACCCGGTGCCCATCGTGGTGAGCGACGATAGCCACGCCCACACGCTGCGAGGCCTCCTCAAGACGCCCGGCATCCTGTCGCTACATGAGGAGCTGGAACGCAGGAAGAGGAACGTGTCCTTCTTTGATGATGTTACGATCTATCTCTTTGATCAG GAGAGTCCCACCAAGGAGCTGACTGCACACGGGTTCCCTTTGGCCGTCGAGAGCTCAGCCAGCAAATCCCCCGAGAGGCTCAGCGCGTCTGACGACGCCTCGGACGGGAATATCTCCGAAGAGA GCGCAGGCTTGGAGTGGGAGGACGACTTCCCCCTGTTGCCGCTGCCGACGTCCTCGGCCGCCTCGGACCCGCCGCCCGTCTGCGTTCCCGGCGCCGAGGGGACCAAGTCGACCACCCGGTTCTCCCGCTTCACCGTATCGCCCTCCGTCGTGTCCCGCTTTTCCATCACGCACATCTCCGACTCAGATATGGACTCGGCGGGAG GGAGCAGCGAGGACGGCGACAAAGAGTGA